The Coriobacteriia bacterium genome includes a window with the following:
- a CDS encoding CBS domain-containing protein: MADLTARDIMTKDPLTVSADLSVTDAARLMVENRVGALPVLAGEDLIGLVTEGDLIMRDVKVEFPTYLHLLDGFIMYPPATARFESELKKAVGATVEDVMSTDPVTVEANMSVSDVATLMVDRDVSRVPVLEGGTLVGIISKSDIVRSLIAEG, from the coding sequence ATGGCCGATCTCACCGCACGTGACATCATGACAAAGGATCCGCTCACCGTGTCAGCCGATCTGTCGGTGACCGACGCGGCCCGTCTGATGGTCGAGAACCGTGTCGGTGCGCTGCCTGTACTCGCCGGCGAAGATCTCATCGGGCTCGTCACCGAGGGCGATCTGATCATGCGGGACGTCAAGGTGGAGTTCCCGACGTACCTGCATCTTCTCGACGGCTTCATCATGTATCCGCCCGCGACTGCGCGCTTCGAATCCGAGCTGAAGAAAGCCGTCGGCGCCACCGTGGAGGACGTCATGTCCACCGACCCCGTCACGGTCGAGGCGAACATGAGCGTAAGCGACGTCGCCACGCTGATGGTCGACCGCGACGTGAGCCGCGTGCCCGTGCTCGAAGGCGGCACGCTCGTCGGGATCATCAGCAAGTCGGACATCGTCCGATCGCTCATCGCCGAGGGCTAG
- the alr gene encoding alanine racemase, whose translation MPYRRGAWAEVDLSALSVNVRTLKALTPRTTRFMAVVKADGYGHGAREVAQAAVDAGADRLGVATLEEAIVLREAGVTAPLQILAEIPPDGASLVLEHDLIATIASRESAVAVSRAAMLAQREAVCHLKIDTGMNRIGVRAEDAAGLASRISDLPGIVLEGVFTHFATADTPGDWEFDRQVTRLSTALDAMRTEGVRPAIVHAANSAATVLHPETHLDMVRCGIAMYGLHPSAATVGSVALEPVMSVRARVSFLKRIGLGDGVSYGLTWHAGGPATIATLPLGYADGVHRVLSNQMSVLIGGRRCAQVGRVCMDQLMVEVPNGLDVHVGDEAVIVGTQGRETIAMDEVANLAGTINYEMACGFALRLGREYRPA comes from the coding sequence ATGCCGTACCGTCGCGGTGCCTGGGCCGAGGTCGATCTCAGCGCTCTTTCGGTCAACGTGCGCACGCTCAAAGCGCTCACGCCGCGCACGACACGCTTCATGGCGGTCGTGAAAGCTGACGGATACGGACACGGTGCGCGCGAGGTGGCACAGGCCGCTGTTGATGCGGGCGCCGATCGCCTCGGCGTGGCCACGCTCGAGGAAGCCATCGTGCTCCGTGAAGCCGGCGTGACCGCCCCGCTCCAGATCCTCGCGGAGATCCCGCCAGACGGTGCATCGCTTGTGTTGGAGCACGACCTCATCGCTACGATCGCGAGCAGAGAGTCCGCAGTCGCGGTCAGCCGCGCGGCGATGCTCGCTCAGCGAGAAGCGGTCTGTCACCTCAAGATCGACACCGGCATGAACCGCATCGGTGTTCGCGCCGAGGACGCCGCCGGCCTCGCGTCGCGGATATCGGACCTTCCGGGCATCGTGCTCGAGGGGGTCTTCACCCACTTCGCGACGGCCGACACGCCGGGCGATTGGGAGTTCGACCGGCAGGTGACTCGTCTGTCGACCGCGTTGGACGCGATGCGCACCGAAGGCGTGCGTCCCGCCATCGTGCATGCGGCGAACAGCGCAGCGACGGTCCTGCACCCGGAGACGCATCTCGACATGGTGCGCTGCGGCATCGCGATGTATGGACTGCATCCCTCGGCAGCAACCGTCGGCTCGGTGGCGCTCGAGCCGGTGATGAGTGTCCGGGCGCGCGTGTCGTTTCTGAAGCGCATCGGTCTCGGTGACGGCGTCAGCTACGGTCTTACCTGGCACGCTGGCGGGCCTGCGACGATCGCCACCCTCCCGCTCGGCTACGCCGACGGTGTCCACCGCGTGCTTTCCAACCAGATGTCGGTGCTCATCGGCGGTCGCCGATGCGCGCAGGTCGGCCGGGTCTGCATGGACCAGCTCATGGTCGAGGTCCCGAACGGGCTTGACGTGCATGTGGGGGACGAGGCCGTGATCGTGGGAACTCAAGGCCGGGAAACGATCGCGATGGATGAAGTCGCGAACCTCGCCGGCACCATCAACTACGAGATGGCCTGCGGATTCGCGCTCCGTCTCGGCCGCGAGTATCGCCCCGCGTAG
- a CDS encoding V-type ATPase subunit subunit G family protein: MDEKVLEEIRFHQDAVTRDANSPLFQIREKEMEISGRVFAARNQADKMISDARQRALDIVRSAHADAERLAKEHGDKVLAGVESSIEDVKKQGVVEVGELKEELAKRQSQAAEFVVKLVTAV; the protein is encoded by the coding sequence ATGGACGAGAAAGTTCTGGAGGAGATCAGATTCCATCAGGACGCGGTCACCCGGGACGCCAACTCACCGCTGTTCCAGATCCGCGAGAAGGAGATGGAGATCTCCGGCCGGGTGTTCGCGGCGCGCAACCAGGCAGACAAGATGATCAGCGACGCGCGCCAGCGCGCACTGGACATCGTGCGTAGCGCCCACGCTGACGCAGAGCGGCTCGCGAAGGAACATGGCGACAAGGTGCTCGCGGGTGTGGAGTCTTCGATCGAGGACGTCAAGAAGCAGGGCGTTGTCGAGGTCGGGGAGCTCAAAGAGGAATTGGCGAAGCGTCAGAGCCAGGCGGCGGAGTTCGTCGTTAAGCTCGTCACCGCGGTCTGA